The Halorhabdus sp. BNX81 genome includes a region encoding these proteins:
- a CDS encoding AAA family ATPase yields MVDADDGISATVKGAKKRDAGRGIARLPEPVRNQLGVLSGDPVRIEGDGQTVAKVWPEDGTGSYVRIDADTRSNAEVTVGSEVTLRRASLQDADRVDLRPIDGTIEGSIESTIDDRLGNTPVQVGDRVTVPEVGTFHVEDTDPEGTVRVVNGTTISVGQPMAADDSPDTGTEGSGETNEPGDVTYENIGGLDDELDRVREMIELPLSEPDVFTRLGIDPPKGVLLYGPPGTGKTLIARAVANEVDAYFEAISGPEIVSKYKGESAEQLRDAFERADDEAPSILFIDEIDSIAGARDDDSDMENRVVAQLLTLLDGLESRGQVVVIGATNRVDAVDPALRRGGRFDREIEIGVPDREGREEILEVHTRGVPLADDVDLDRLAGRMHGFVGADVASVVTEAAMAALQREREDPSVTWADFEQALAAVEPSAMRAYVAESPTVDFGDVGGLDDVKDTLREAVEWPLQYGPLFEATDTDPPTGVLLYGPPGTGKTLLARALAGETDVNFIRVAGPELLDRYVGESEKAVRELFERARQTAPTIVFLDEIDAIAARRGEGHEVTERVVSQLLTELDAAGEDPNLVVLAATNRREALDDALLRPGRLETHIEVPAPSQAARRAILEVHTAEKPLGEAVDLDEIAAATDGYSGADLDALVRDASMRAIRRVADDQMPAVANERAEEVMIQSEDFAAARERIEPSQV; encoded by the coding sequence ATGGTAGACGCCGACGACGGGATCTCGGCCACCGTCAAGGGGGCGAAAAAGCGCGACGCGGGCCGGGGTATCGCCCGGCTTCCCGAACCAGTTCGAAACCAACTCGGCGTCCTGAGTGGCGACCCGGTCCGCATCGAGGGTGACGGCCAGACTGTCGCGAAAGTCTGGCCCGAGGACGGTACTGGGTCGTACGTTCGCATCGACGCCGACACGCGATCCAACGCCGAGGTGACCGTCGGTTCGGAGGTGACGCTCCGGCGAGCATCGCTGCAGGACGCCGACCGAGTCGACCTGAGACCGATCGACGGCACGATCGAAGGCAGCATCGAGTCGACGATCGACGATCGACTCGGGAACACCCCCGTCCAGGTCGGTGACCGGGTGACCGTCCCGGAGGTCGGGACCTTCCACGTCGAAGACACGGACCCGGAGGGGACCGTCAGGGTTGTCAATGGGACCACGATCTCCGTGGGACAGCCGATGGCTGCCGACGACAGTCCCGATACCGGGACCGAGGGGTCGGGAGAGACGAACGAACCAGGCGACGTCACCTACGAAAACATCGGTGGACTCGACGACGAACTCGACCGGGTCCGGGAGATGATCGAACTCCCGCTATCCGAGCCCGACGTGTTCACCCGCCTCGGGATCGACCCGCCGAAGGGCGTCCTGCTCTATGGTCCGCCGGGCACGGGAAAAACACTGATCGCCCGTGCCGTCGCTAACGAAGTCGACGCGTACTTCGAGGCCATCTCCGGGCCGGAGATCGTCTCGAAGTACAAGGGCGAAAGTGCCGAACAGCTCCGGGACGCCTTCGAACGGGCCGACGACGAGGCCCCGTCGATCCTGTTCATCGACGAGATCGACTCCATCGCCGGCGCGCGCGACGACGACAGCGACATGGAAAACCGCGTGGTTGCGCAGTTGCTCACCCTGCTTGACGGGTTGGAATCCCGCGGCCAGGTCGTCGTCATCGGCGCGACCAACCGCGTCGATGCCGTGGATCCGGCGCTGCGGCGCGGGGGACGCTTCGATCGCGAAATCGAAATCGGCGTCCCCGATCGAGAGGGTCGCGAGGAGATTCTCGAAGTCCATACCCGTGGCGTTCCGCTCGCCGATGACGTGGATCTCGATCGCCTCGCCGGCCGGATGCACGGGTTCGTCGGGGCAGACGTGGCGTCGGTGGTCACTGAGGCCGCGATGGCCGCCCTCCAGCGCGAACGCGAGGATCCCTCTGTCACCTGGGCTGACTTCGAACAGGCGCTGGCAGCCGTCGAGCCATCGGCGATGCGGGCCTACGTCGCCGAGTCGCCGACCGTCGACTTCGGAGACGTCGGCGGTCTCGATGACGTCAAAGACACACTCAGGGAAGCCGTCGAATGGCCGCTCCAGTACGGCCCGCTGTTCGAAGCGACCGATACAGACCCACCAACAGGCGTCCTCCTCTATGGTCCGCCGGGCACCGGCAAGACGTTACTGGCTCGTGCGCTGGCTGGAGAGACCGACGTCAACTTCATTCGCGTTGCTGGTCCCGAGTTACTGGACCGATACGTCGGCGAGAGCGAGAAGGCAGTCAGGGAACTGTTCGAGCGCGCCCGCCAGACCGCGCCGACGATCGTCTTTCTCGACGAGATCGACGCGATCGCCGCCCGACGTGGCGAGGGTCACGAGGTAACCGAGCGTGTGGTCTCCCAATTGCTCACCGAACTCGACGCCGCGGGCGAGGATCCGAACCTCGTCGTCCTGGCGGCGACCAACCGCCGGGAGGCACTCGACGACGCACTCCTCCGGCCCGGACGGCTCGAAACCCATATCGAAGTCCCCGCGCCCAGCCAGGCGGCTCGGCGGGCGATCCTCGAGGTGCACACGGCTGAGAAGCCGCTGGGAGAAGCTGTCGATCTCGATGAGATCGCGGCAGCGACCGACGGCTACTCCGGGGCGGATCTCGACGCGCTGGTCCGGGATGCGTCGATGCGCGCGATCAGGCGGGTCGCTGACGACCAGATGCCAGCCGTCGCCAACGAACGCGCTGAGGAGGTAATGATCCAGAGCGAGGACTTCGCGGCGGCTCGCGAGCGGATCGAGCCGTCACAGGTCTAA
- a CDS encoding chorismate mutase, producing MANDDTDRRYPDEMSLDELREEIESIDRELVELIARRTYVADTIAAVKEDRDLPTTDEKQEQRVMDRAGENAEQFDVDANLVKAIFRLLIELNKVEQRESR from the coding sequence ATGGCTAACGACGACACAGACCGACGGTACCCGGACGAGATGAGTCTCGACGAGCTCCGCGAGGAGATCGAATCCATCGATCGCGAGCTCGTGGAATTGATCGCGCGACGGACGTACGTCGCCGATACGATCGCGGCAGTCAAGGAGGATCGAGACCTGCCAACGACGGACGAAAAACAGGAACAGCGCGTGATGGACCGTGCCGGCGAGAACGCCGAACAGTTCGACGTCGACGCCAACCTGGTAAAGGCCATCTTTCGGCTGTTGATCGAGTTGAACAAGGTCGAGCAGCGGGAAAGTCGATAG
- a CDS encoding SRPBCC family protein has product MSIRLEQVIEVSATPEEVWRFIADPEQRAKYISVVEDYSVDGDRSATWHISLPIPVINRTITVETEDVERREPEFVKFVGRSKAVRVVGEHELTPTETGTRLTNTFTVEGRIPGVERFFKKNLEAEFENLRDGLDAFLDGE; this is encoded by the coding sequence ATGTCGATCCGTCTGGAGCAGGTAATCGAAGTGTCAGCGACGCCAGAGGAAGTGTGGCGGTTTATCGCTGATCCGGAGCAACGGGCCAAATACATCAGCGTCGTCGAAGATTACAGCGTCGACGGCGATCGGTCTGCGACCTGGCACATCTCGCTGCCGATCCCTGTCATCAACCGGACGATCACTGTCGAAACCGAAGACGTCGAGCGTCGAGAGCCGGAGTTCGTCAAGTTCGTCGGGCGCTCGAAAGCGGTCCGGGTCGTCGGCGAACACGAACTCACGCCGACGGAGACGGGCACGCGCCTCACGAACACCTTCACTGTCGAGGGGCGGATCCCTGGCGTCGAACGGTTCTTCAAAAAAAACCTCGAAGCCGAGTTCGAGAACCTCCGGGACGGGCTCGATGCGTTTCTGGACGGCGAGTGA
- a CDS encoding DUF5796 family protein produces MSIRADVPPETVGVELTEEGVVVEYVDGRETFYHGIPNRQEGSIRTMPGKQVHVLVTAESETEGVLVYVNDRITEAEILESTGVGRVVLEPGEETTVFPGVRARNEAQRIVIEADFEAVDGRVFVFEENEMGERSFELTPAKDGE; encoded by the coding sequence ATGAGCATTCGAGCGGATGTCCCACCGGAGACTGTCGGTGTCGAGTTGACCGAGGAGGGGGTCGTCGTCGAGTACGTCGACGGGCGAGAGACGTTCTATCACGGGATTCCGAACCGACAGGAAGGATCGATACGGACGATGCCTGGCAAACAGGTCCACGTCCTCGTGACGGCCGAAAGCGAGACGGAGGGTGTCCTGGTGTACGTCAACGATCGAATCACCGAAGCCGAAATTCTCGAATCGACCGGCGTCGGCCGCGTCGTGCTCGAACCGGGCGAGGAGACGACCGTCTTCCCCGGGGTACGAGCGCGCAACGAGGCCCAGCGTATCGTCATCGAAGCGGATTTCGAGGCTGTCGACGGCCGGGTGTTCGTCTTCGAGGAGAACGAAATGGGCGAGCGATCATTCGAACTCACCCCGGCGAAAGACGGCGAGTGA
- a CDS encoding DUF1405 domain-containing protein, with amino-acid sequence MAGVGRRLERTLRVFFDVELPPTHKRSRFIAPLPTWLEDIGLRLAWPIAIVNLVGTVFGLWYYAGRPLNVEPPLLEGQLGAAPLSAWPLIPDSPLATLLIALSLIAWRLDLQANWLHVLAFFGCIKLGFWTPFVQLFVNGPEGIATWLYVFLITSHLAMAVEAFLIHRYAQFTLPAIGGATAWYGFNDLVDYFWPILDGPHHTVLRAEPYVDGAFDHTVVAHDLAAAAAVFLTLAAIVLALGTYRAQT; translated from the coding sequence ATGGCAGGTGTCGGTCGTCGCCTCGAACGGACTCTCCGAGTTTTCTTTGACGTCGAACTTCCGCCGACCCACAAGCGGTCACGCTTCATCGCACCGCTTCCCACCTGGCTCGAGGATATCGGCCTCCGGCTCGCGTGGCCGATCGCGATCGTCAACCTCGTCGGGACGGTCTTCGGGCTCTGGTATTATGCCGGACGGCCACTCAACGTCGAGCCGCCCCTACTCGAGGGGCAACTTGGCGCTGCCCCCCTCTCGGCCTGGCCGCTGATCCCTGATAGCCCACTCGCAACCCTGCTCATCGCCCTCTCGCTGATCGCCTGGCGGCTGGATCTCCAGGCCAACTGGCTGCACGTGCTCGCCTTCTTTGGCTGTATCAAGCTGGGGTTCTGGACGCCGTTCGTGCAACTGTTCGTCAATGGCCCCGAGGGAATCGCCACCTGGCTGTACGTATTCTTGATTACGAGCCACCTCGCGATGGCTGTTGAGGCATTCCTGATTCATCGCTACGCGCAGTTCACACTGCCGGCAATCGGCGGCGCAACCGCCTGGTACGGATTCAACGACCTGGTCGATTACTTCTGGCCGATACTGGACGGGCCCCATCACACCGTGCTTCGTGCTGAGCCGTACGTCGACGGCGCGTTCGATCACACCGTCGTTGCCCACGATCTGGCTGCCGCCGCCGCAGTCTTTCTTACGCTGGCAGCGATCGTACTCGCGCTTGGGACGTATCGAGCCCAGACATAA
- a CDS encoding shikimate kinase encodes MDGTAVAPAAGTVLNALATGTGSAFAIDAELRAEVSLEPDGPVTGTIAGEPDGDTTLIERCVALVTDRFGDGEGGTVRTESDIPLAAGLKSSSAAANATVLATLSALDATSEVSRADAARIGVQAAREAGVTATGAFDDASASMLGGVTVTNNHEDELLARDTVEWDVLVWTPPERAYSAEADIERCQQVAPMADLVADLALDGAYEQAMTVNGLAFTAALGFSPEPLIEAMPHAAGVSLSGTGPSVTAVGNRDDLERVREIWEQREGTTWLTTTQTDGTRTR; translated from the coding sequence ATGGACGGGACGGCTGTCGCGCCGGCCGCCGGGACGGTCCTCAATGCGCTGGCGACGGGGACGGGATCGGCGTTCGCCATCGACGCGGAATTGCGCGCCGAGGTGAGCCTCGAACCCGACGGGCCGGTCACCGGGACGATCGCGGGCGAGCCCGACGGCGACACGACGTTGATCGAACGCTGCGTCGCGTTGGTCACCGATCGGTTCGGGGACGGCGAGGGTGGGACAGTCCGCACAGAGAGCGACATTCCGCTGGCTGCCGGCCTGAAGAGCTCAAGCGCTGCGGCAAATGCGACGGTTTTGGCGACGCTATCAGCACTTGACGCGACGTCGGAAGTATCCCGGGCGGACGCCGCACGCATCGGCGTTCAGGCGGCCAGAGAGGCCGGCGTCACCGCGACGGGAGCGTTCGACGACGCGAGCGCGAGCATGCTCGGGGGCGTTACGGTGACGAACAACCACGAGGACGAGCTGCTCGCCCGCGACACTGTCGAGTGGGACGTGCTGGTGTGGACGCCGCCCGAGCGAGCTTACAGCGCCGAAGCCGACATCGAACGCTGCCAGCAGGTCGCGCCGATGGCTGACCTGGTTGCCGACCTCGCGCTCGATGGCGCATACGAGCAAGCGATGACCGTCAACGGCCTGGCGTTTACGGCAGCGCTTGGGTTCTCCCCGGAACCGCTGATCGAGGCGATGCCCCACGCCGCCGGGGTCTCGTTGTCGGGGACTGGCCCGAGCGTCACGGCAGTCGGAAACCGGGATGATTTAGAGCGCGTCCGCGAAATCTGGGAACAACGAGAGGGCACGACATGGCTAACGACGACACAGACCGACGGTACCCGGACGAGATGA
- a CDS encoding response regulator yields MPDEITVFLVDEDRDILDITATFLERADDDLDVRIYQSATEALRTIESDPTVADCVISDYTMPELSGAAFLEAVRGVDSDMPFFVFSGREREDVEAQLDEESFTGYIKKGAGTEQYAQLAAEIRSAVEE; encoded by the coding sequence ATGCCAGACGAAATCACAGTCTTCCTCGTCGACGAAGATCGCGATATCCTCGACATTACGGCGACGTTTCTCGAACGGGCCGATGACGACCTCGACGTCAGGATCTACCAGAGCGCAACTGAGGCACTCCGCACGATCGAGTCAGACCCGACTGTTGCGGACTGCGTTATCAGCGATTATACGATGCCGGAACTGTCTGGAGCGGCATTTCTGGAGGCTGTTCGCGGGGTGGATTCGGACATGCCGTTTTTCGTCTTCAGCGGCCGAGAACGTGAGGATGTCGAAGCCCAACTCGACGAGGAGTCGTTCACCGGATACATCAAAAAAGGAGCCGGAACCGAGCAGTACGCACAACTCGCCGCCGAGATCCGATCCGCTGTCGAGGAGTGA
- a CDS encoding geranylgeranyl reductase family protein, translating into MRDVIVVGAGPAGSRYARQAASDGHDVLVFEQGEIGEPLACSGHVSTDVLEFVPPEDRDQLHQNEIHGARFHLGGPDSRAYPFYKDAVISHVIDRVELDKVLARAASEAGAEVRDEHTVTDVAERTDCVVVTVSGPDGVETHRARMVAGCDGPQSRVRDAVSLPDPAELLHGVLGFDDDPDGGDFVDVHLTVPRFFAWRIPRGDAGVEYGLAVPPGEAASERFETFTDSYGVKTDRRCSGLIPIGPPESVTSDRAFLLGDAAAQTKPFTGGGIRYGMTAADHAAREIDPADPATLADYERAWRRDLGREIRLGTWVRRGYSLPRPIQRVGLGLFAGEIGVHMDEPSSLFSRAQLRALLSR; encoded by the coding sequence ATGCGTGACGTGATCGTGGTCGGTGCGGGACCCGCGGGCAGTCGCTATGCCCGCCAGGCTGCCAGTGATGGACACGATGTCCTGGTCTTCGAACAGGGCGAAATCGGCGAGCCACTGGCCTGTTCGGGCCACGTCAGTACGGACGTCCTGGAGTTCGTGCCGCCCGAGGACCGCGATCAGCTGCATCAAAACGAGATACACGGCGCGCGCTTTCATCTCGGCGGCCCGGACAGCCGTGCGTACCCGTTTTATAAGGATGCCGTCATTTCACACGTCATCGATCGCGTCGAACTGGACAAGGTGCTCGCCCGCGCTGCAAGCGAGGCTGGCGCGGAGGTCAGGGACGAACACACGGTCACCGACGTTGCGGAACGCACCGACTGCGTCGTCGTGACGGTTTCCGGCCCGGATGGCGTCGAAACCCATCGCGCTCGGATGGTTGCGGGCTGTGACGGCCCACAGTCCCGGGTTCGGGACGCCGTCTCTCTCCCGGACCCTGCCGAACTTCTCCACGGGGTCCTGGGATTCGACGATGATCCCGACGGGGGTGACTTCGTGGACGTTCACCTGACTGTCCCCCGGTTTTTCGCCTGGCGGATCCCCCGTGGCGACGCCGGCGTCGAGTACGGGCTTGCGGTGCCGCCGGGCGAAGCCGCAAGCGAGCGCTTCGAGACCTTTACCGACTCTTACGGCGTAAAGACGGATCGCCGGTGTTCCGGACTGATCCCGATCGGCCCGCCGGAGTCAGTCACGAGCGATCGGGCGTTTCTGCTCGGCGATGCGGCCGCCCAGACCAAGCCGTTCACCGGCGGCGGGATCCGCTACGGGATGACGGCTGCCGATCACGCCGCACGTGAGATAGATCCAGCCGACCCCGCCACGCTGGCTGACTACGAACGCGCCTGGCGGCGGGATCTGGGCCGGGAAATCCGCCTCGGAACCTGGGTCCGTCGTGGCTACTCACTGCCGAGACCGATTCAGCGTGTCGGACTCGGACTTTTCGCCGGCGAAATCGGCGTTCACATGGACGAGCCATCCTCGCTGTTCTCGCGTGCCCAGTTGCGCGCACTCCTCTCACGTTGA
- the mutL gene encoding DNA mismatch repair endonuclease MutL has protein sequence MDEIRELDGTTIERIAAGEVVERPASVVKELVENSLDADASRLRVAVEAGGTESIRVSDDGVGMTEDDVRSAVREHTTSKIQDISDLESGVGTLGFRGEALHAIGAVSRMTITTRPRGGDRGTRLRVEGGDVTAVGAAGCPEGTTVEIEDLFYNVPARRKYLSRDATEFDHVNTVVTNYALANPDVSVALEHDGRETFATTGQDSLRETVMAVYGRDVAEAMIDVDPGELPDGPLDGIDGLVSHPETNRADRAYVATFVNGRYVRSNAARNAIVEAYGNQLAPDRYPFAVLDLSLPAETVDVNVHPRKMEVRFADEAGLREQVRTAVEETLLAEGLVRSSAPRGQSAPEQTEIDPTASATPTSSPDDVNDDQSEPAATSPAEEDPARSTPGQSTDSAGGADESREKRTTDRRPSTGTTPSSGDTAEHASDCDTATSAQTDDPTADTRPPTSAGRTSSPEAGAFPNGATEGSKTINSGAQTRLQAGEQPLDREFESLPSMRILGQLHGTYVIAETDTGLVLIDQHAADERINYERLREAFTGETTTQALAEPVEIDLTARESALFADFEPALARLGFSAERIDDRTVAVTAVPALVAETADPELLRDVLSSFVDTDGDPAATVEAAADEVLADLACYPSITGNTSLTEGSIVDLVDRLDACENPYACPHGRPVIVEIDADELAERFERDYPGHTTRRLD, from the coding sequence ATGGACGAGATCCGGGAACTCGATGGGACGACGATCGAGCGTATCGCAGCGGGAGAGGTGGTCGAGCGCCCGGCCTCGGTCGTCAAGGAACTGGTCGAGAACAGCCTCGACGCCGACGCTTCCCGGCTTCGAGTCGCCGTCGAAGCCGGTGGGACTGAATCGATCCGGGTCAGCGACGACGGCGTCGGCATGACTGAAGACGACGTGCGTTCGGCGGTCCGTGAACACACGACGAGCAAGATCCAGGACATCAGTGATCTGGAATCCGGTGTGGGGACACTCGGATTCCGGGGTGAGGCGCTGCACGCGATCGGTGCGGTATCACGAATGACGATCACGACACGCCCTCGCGGTGGCGATCGCGGGACCCGACTCCGCGTCGAGGGTGGCGACGTGACGGCCGTTGGGGCCGCGGGCTGTCCCGAGGGAACGACCGTCGAGATCGAGGACCTCTTTTATAATGTCCCGGCCCGCCGGAAGTATCTCAGTCGGGACGCGACCGAATTCGACCACGTCAACACGGTCGTGACCAATTACGCACTGGCCAACCCCGACGTCTCCGTCGCGCTGGAACACGACGGCAGGGAGACCTTCGCCACCACGGGACAGGACTCGCTTCGCGAGACGGTCATGGCCGTCTACGGCCGCGACGTGGCTGAAGCGATGATCGACGTCGACCCCGGTGAATTGCCAGATGGACCACTCGACGGCATCGACGGACTGGTGAGCCACCCCGAGACCAATCGGGCGGACCGTGCGTACGTCGCAACCTTCGTCAACGGTCGGTACGTCCGCTCGAACGCGGCACGCAACGCTATCGTCGAAGCCTACGGCAATCAGCTCGCTCCCGATCGCTATCCCTTCGCTGTACTTGATCTGTCACTGCCCGCGGAGACGGTCGACGTCAACGTTCACCCCCGGAAGATGGAGGTCCGGTTCGCCGACGAAGCGGGACTTCGCGAGCAAGTGCGGACGGCCGTCGAGGAAACGCTGCTGGCGGAAGGACTGGTCCGCTCGAGCGCGCCCCGGGGGCAGTCGGCCCCTGAGCAGACTGAGATCGATCCCACGGCGTCGGCAACCCCCACCAGTTCGCCCGACGATGTGAACGATGACCAAAGCGAGCCCGCAGCGACCAGTCCTGCTGAGGAGGATCCGGCCCGGTCGACCCCCGGGCAGTCGACTGATTCGGCTGGAGGCGCAGACGAATCAAGAGAGAAGCGGACTACGGATCGCCGCCCGTCCACGGGGACAACGCCCAGTAGCGGCGACACTGCCGAACACGCATCCGATTGTGACACCGCGACAAGCGCACAGACGGACGATCCGACAGCGGACACCCGGCCACCGACATCAGCCGGTCGGACCTCATCTCCCGAAGCCGGGGCGTTCCCGAACGGCGCGACAGAGGGGTCGAAAACAATCAACAGCGGTGCACAGACCCGTCTCCAGGCTGGCGAACAGCCCCTCGATCGGGAGTTCGAGTCACTCCCGTCGATGCGAATTCTCGGCCAGTTACACGGGACGTACGTGATTGCCGAGACCGATACTGGCCTTGTGTTGATCGATCAGCACGCGGCCGACGAGCGGATCAACTACGAGCGCCTCCGGGAAGCGTTCACTGGGGAAACAACGACCCAGGCGCTTGCCGAACCGGTCGAAATCGATCTCACCGCGCGAGAGTCGGCCCTGTTTGCGGATTTCGAGCCGGCGCTCGCGCGACTCGGGTTCAGCGCCGAACGGATCGACGATCGGACTGTCGCCGTCACGGCCGTCCCCGCACTGGTTGCCGAGACTGCCGACCCCGAACTGCTTCGGGACGTGCTCTCGTCGTTCGTCGACACCGACGGTGATCCGGCGGCAACCGTCGAGGCGGCGGCGGACGAGGTCCTCGCTGATCTCGCCTGCTATCCGTCGATCACTGGCAACACGTCGTTGACCGAGGGATCGATCGTCGACCTCGTCGACCGCCTCGATGCATGTGAGAACCCGTATGCGTGCCCACACGGTCGCCCAGTCATTGTCGAGATCGACGCCGACGAACTCGCCGAACGCTTCGAGCGGGACTACCCCGGGCATACGACCAGGCGCCTGGATTGA
- a CDS encoding sugar kinase: protein MSTLITVGETPLRLSPPGNRRFVGSETARMTATGTESNVAIAAAALDADATWASKLPATQLGKRIVSELREYGIETDVSWTDEGRVGLEFRQPGVPPREPVIIHDRAGATAESMTPSDIPMDAVETADGVFASGSTAALSETAAETISAVLRAGGNGDDLAVFELDYRPRLWSPEAANDGLTPLLEHVDVLIATEDELRTVFGRTGDPREIAHGIASEWDLDMLAMTRGEYGALVIDDSVVHETESVEAETVDAAGQHDAFSGAFVQRLLDGDRPDEALAYGVAAATLTRTTPGPIPAFDRADVEGVVEQLQ from the coding sequence ATGTCTACTCTCATCACGGTCGGTGAAACGCCACTCAGACTGAGTCCGCCCGGAAACCGCCGATTCGTCGGCAGTGAGACGGCCCGGATGACTGCGACAGGGACCGAAAGCAACGTGGCGATCGCGGCTGCCGCGCTGGATGCGGACGCAACCTGGGCGTCGAAGCTGCCGGCGACCCAACTTGGCAAACGCATCGTCAGCGAACTCAGGGAATACGGCATCGAAACTGACGTCTCCTGGACTGATGAGGGGCGTGTCGGACTCGAATTTCGACAGCCGGGTGTCCCGCCGAGAGAGCCCGTGATCATTCACGATCGTGCGGGGGCAACGGCCGAATCGATGACGCCGTCGGACATTCCGATGGACGCTGTCGAGACGGCCGACGGCGTCTTCGCATCCGGGAGTACGGCAGCACTGTCGGAGACGGCAGCAGAGACGATCTCGGCCGTTCTCCGGGCCGGTGGCAACGGCGATGATCTGGCGGTCTTCGAACTCGACTATCGGCCGCGTCTCTGGTCGCCGGAGGCGGCCAACGACGGGCTGACGCCGTTGCTGGAGCACGTCGACGTCTTGATCGCCACAGAGGACGAGTTGCGGACCGTCTTCGGACGGACCGGTGACCCGCGCGAGATAGCCCATGGAATCGCTTCAGAGTGGGACCTCGACATGCTCGCGATGACGCGGGGCGAATACGGTGCACTCGTCATCGACGACAGCGTCGTCCACGAAACCGAGAGCGTCGAGGCGGAGACCGTCGATGCCGCCGGGCAACACGACGCCTTCAGTGGGGCGTTCGTCCAGCGGCTTCTCGACGGCGATCGTCCGGACGAAGCACTCGCCTATGGCGTCGCCGCAGCCACATTGACCCGGACGACCCCGGGACCGATCCCCGCGTTCGACCGAGCGGACGTCGAAGGTGTCGTGGAACAACTGCAATAG
- a CDS encoding cob(I)yrinic acid a,c-diamide adenosyltransferase, which translates to MSLYTGRGDEGKTDLHSGDRVSKTSPRIEAYGTIDELNALIGTIHPTEHDDVAEVLRSVQNDLHVVQAEFATPAATDDDPLIETEHVAQLEAWIDGFDADLPTLESFVLPGGGDGASALHHARTVCRRAERRAIALAETADDGVRKPPLVYLNRLSDLLFVLARTLNDRAGGTEPTPTY; encoded by the coding sequence ATGTCACTCTACACTGGCCGTGGCGACGAGGGAAAGACAGACCTCCACTCCGGCGACCGGGTCTCCAAAACGAGTCCCCGCATCGAGGCATACGGAACAATCGACGAACTCAACGCACTCATCGGGACGATCCACCCGACCGAACACGACGACGTGGCGGAGGTCCTTCGGAGCGTGCAAAATGATCTTCACGTGGTACAGGCGGAGTTCGCCACGCCAGCGGCGACTGACGACGATCCACTGATCGAAACTGAACACGTCGCGCAACTCGAAGCCTGGATCGACGGGTTTGATGCTGATCTACCGACGCTTGAATCGTTTGTCCTGCCTGGCGGGGGCGACGGCGCGAGCGCTCTCCATCACGCCCGGACGGTCTGTCGACGTGCGGAACGCCGCGCCATCGCGCTCGCGGAGACAGCGGACGACGGCGTTCGGAAGCCGCCGCTGGTCTACCTCAACCGGTTGTCGGACCTGTTGTTCGTCCTCGCCCGGACGCTCAACGACCGGGCGGGGGGTACGGAACCGACCCCGACATACTGA